From Oryza sativa Japonica Group chromosome 4, ASM3414082v1, one genomic window encodes:
- the LOC136356028 gene encoding MADS-box transcription factor 31-like isoform X2, whose amino-acid sequence MGRGRVELKKIENPTNRQVTFSKRRMGLLKKANELAILCDAQIGVIVFSGTGKMYEYSSPPWRIANIFDRYLKAPSTRFEEMDVQQRIIQEMTRMKDENNRLRIIMRQYMGDDLASLTLQDVSNLEQQIEFSLYKVRLRKQQLLDQQLLEMHSREMQIPGDQSNYLCHMNLIGEQAQAPLMVNPKPFPLWDVGGSSQMYNQDAESSMTALQLSPQLEYKLQPLQPNLQEEANLHGYVLRL is encoded by the exons ATGGGGCGTGGGAGAGTAGAGCTCAAAAAGATTGAAAATCCGACAAACCGCCAAGTTACCTTCTCCAAGAGGAGGATGGGGCTGCTCAAGAAAGCAAATGAGCTGGCCATTCTTTGTGATGCACAAATTGGGGTGATTGTGTTCTCAGGCACTGGCAAGATGTACGAGTACTCCAGCCCCCCTTGGAG GATTGCAAATATCTTTGATAGATACCTGAAAGCCCCCAGCACCCGTTTTGAGGAGATGGATGTTCAGCAG AGAATCATCCAAGAGATGACAAGAATGAAGGATGAGAACAACAGGCTTAGGATCATCATGAGGCAGTATATGGGTGATGACTTGGCTTCACTGACTCTGCAAGATGTGAGTAATCTTGAGCAGCAGATTGAGTTTTCTCTGTACAAAGTTCGTCTAAGGAag CAACAGCTACTTGATCAGCAGCTGCTTGAGATGCACAGCCGG GAGATGCAAATTCCAGGAGATCAGAGCAACTATCTGTGCCACATG AACCTGATTGGCGAGCAGGCCCAGGCACCTCTGATGGTGAATCCGAAGCCGTTCCCGCTGTGGGATGTGGGTGGCAGCAGCCAGATGTACAATCAGGATGCTGAGTCTTCCATGACAGCGCTGCAGCTTTCACCTCAGCTTGAGTACAAGCTTCAGCCGCTGCAGCCCAACCTGCAGGAGGAGGCCAACCTCCATGGCTACGTTCTTCGGCTGTG A
- the LOC107277025 gene encoding uncharacterized protein isoform X1 produces the protein MDAEGSSDAEEARGGSKMLLRSLDYPCATRLRHRRLLAFLINNDYMDAYDEINKRRRLVFHVSDLEDLMKAGRLVEARNYVWRFAPPGGGGGEPSSSAEAVTLWKFIHQLMVLDSFAHGGIRDHTAIRGWFTRILAEPPGFSVLNPLVPRPRRPLRRRPRRGGQGHGGLEGGPLQGGQLGREDGARGAGDQVHHALAACPGQAQGLVPPDCFFEFSSEALCEGSTTGIIISSCSVLPEQEEEAAFSKSSSRTIICQ, from the exons ATGGACGCCGAGGGATCATCAGACGCGGAGGAGGCCAGAGGAGGCAGCAAGATGCTGCTGCGCTCCCTGGACTACCCCTGCGCCacgcgcctccgccaccgccgactcCTCGCCTTCCTCATCAACAACGACTACATGGATGCCTACGATGA GATAAACAAGAGGAGACGTTTGGTGTTCCATGTGAGCGACCTGGAGGATCTCATGAAGGCAGGCCGTTTGGTGGAGGCGAGGAACTACGTGTGGCGTTTCGCcccgcccggcggcggcggcggcgagccgagctcgagcgccGAGGCCGTCACCCTGTGGAAGTTCATCCACCAGCTCATGGTCCTCGACAGCTTCGCCCacggcggcatccgggaccacaCGGCGATCCGAGGCTGGTTCACGCGCATCCTCGCCGAGCCCCCGGGCTTCTCCGTGCTCAATCCCCTCgtgcctcgccctcgccgcccacttcgtcgccggccgcgtcgAGGCGGCCAGGGACATGGCGGACTGGAAGGTGGTCCGCTCCAAGGCGGCCAGCTTGGCCGGGAAGATGGCGCGCGAGGCGCCGGAGATCAGGTGCACCATGCTCTTGCCGCTTGCCCGGGCCAAGCCCAAGGACTTGTTCCCCCTGATTGCTTCTTCGAG TTTTCGTCGGAGGCGTTATGTGAAGGCAGCACGACGGGCATCATCATCTCATCTTGCTCAGTTCTACctgaacaagaagaagag GCTGCCTTCTCCAAGTCATCCAG CAGGACAATCATATGTCAGTAG
- the LOC129493522 gene encoding Trans-2-enoyl-CoA reductase (TER) and 2,4-dienoyl-CoA reductase (DECR), which produces MAVESPFRADVLRGKAALVTGGGSGIGFEIAAQLARHGAHVAIMGRRREVLDKAVAALRSHGLRAVGFEGDVRKQEDAARVVAATVQHFGKLDILVNGAAGNFLASPEDLTPKGFRTVVDIDTVGTYTMCYEALKYLKKGGPGKGPSTGGVIINISATLHYTAAWYQIHVSAAKAGVDSITRSLALEWGTDYDIRVNGIAPGPIEGTPGMRKLAPEEMAKGSREIMPLFKLGEKWDIAMAALYLASDAGKYVNGTTVVVDGGLWLSRPRHIPKEEVKELSKVVEKKVRASGVGVPSSKL; this is translated from the exons ATGGCCGTGGAGTCGCCATTCAGGGCGGATGTGTTGAGGGGCAAGGCGGCgctggtcaccggcggcggctccggcatCGGGTTCGAGATCGCCGCCCAGCTCGCCCGCCACGGCGCGCACGTCGCCATCatgggccgccgccgcgaggtccTCGACAaggccgtcgccgccctccgctCCCACGGCCTCCGG GCTGTTGGTTTTGAGGGAGATGTGCGCAAGCAGGAAGATGCCGCGAGAGTGGTTGCCGCAACAGTTCAACATTTTGGTAAGCTAGACATTCTTGTCAATGGGGCAGCTGGCAATTTCCTTGCTTCCCCGGAGGATTTGACGCCCAAAGGGTTCAGGACAG TCGTTGACATTGACACAGTGGGTACATACACTATGTGCTATGAAGCTCTAAAGTATCTGAAAAAGGGTGGCCCTGGGAAAGGTCCCTCTACTGGTGGCGTCATCATCAACATAAGTGCTACTTTGCATTACACTGCGGCCTGGTACCAAATTCATGTCTCTGCTGCTAAG GCGGGCGTTGATAGTATAACAAGATCATTGGCTCTGGAATGGGGAACAGATTATGACATCAGGGTCAATGGAATTGCACCAGGGCCAATTGAAGGCACTCCAGGAATGAGGAAGCTTGCACCTGAGGAAATGGCCAAGGGGAGTCGGGAAATAATGCCTTTATTTAAGTTGGGTGAAAAATGGGACATAGCTATGGCTGCACTTTACCTTGCTTCTGATGCAG GAAAATATGTAAATGGGACTACAGTGGTTGTTGATGGAGGTCTTTGGCTAAGTCGCCCTCGCCATATTCCGAAGGAGGAAGTGAAGGAGCTCTCAAAGGTTGTCGAGAAGAAGGTTAGGGCCTCTGGTGTTGGTGTGCCATCAAGCAAATTGTGA
- the LOC107277025 gene encoding uncharacterized protein isoform X2: MDAEGSSDAEEARGGSKMLLRSLDYPCATRLRHRRLLAFLINNDYMDAYDEINKRRRLVFHVSDLEDLMKAGRLVEARNYVWRFAPPGGGGGEPSSSAEAVTLWKFIHQLMVLDSFAHGGIRDHTAIRGWFTRILAEPPGFSVLNPLVPRPRRPLRRRPRRGGQGHGGLEGGPLQGGQLGREDGARGAGDQVHHALAACPGQAQGLVPPDCFFEFSSEALCEGSTTGIIISSCSVLPEQEEEAAFSKSSRTIICQ, translated from the exons ATGGACGCCGAGGGATCATCAGACGCGGAGGAGGCCAGAGGAGGCAGCAAGATGCTGCTGCGCTCCCTGGACTACCCCTGCGCCacgcgcctccgccaccgccgactcCTCGCCTTCCTCATCAACAACGACTACATGGATGCCTACGATGA GATAAACAAGAGGAGACGTTTGGTGTTCCATGTGAGCGACCTGGAGGATCTCATGAAGGCAGGCCGTTTGGTGGAGGCGAGGAACTACGTGTGGCGTTTCGCcccgcccggcggcggcggcggcgagccgagctcgagcgccGAGGCCGTCACCCTGTGGAAGTTCATCCACCAGCTCATGGTCCTCGACAGCTTCGCCCacggcggcatccgggaccacaCGGCGATCCGAGGCTGGTTCACGCGCATCCTCGCCGAGCCCCCGGGCTTCTCCGTGCTCAATCCCCTCgtgcctcgccctcgccgcccacttcgtcgccggccgcgtcgAGGCGGCCAGGGACATGGCGGACTGGAAGGTGGTCCGCTCCAAGGCGGCCAGCTTGGCCGGGAAGATGGCGCGCGAGGCGCCGGAGATCAGGTGCACCATGCTCTTGCCGCTTGCCCGGGCCAAGCCCAAGGACTTGTTCCCCCTGATTGCTTCTTCGAG TTTTCGTCGGAGGCGTTATGTGAAGGCAGCACGACGGGCATCATCATCTCATCTTGCTCAGTTCTACctgaacaagaagaagag GCTGCCTTCTCCAAGTCATCCAG GACAATCATATGTCAGTAG
- the LOC136356028 gene encoding MADS-box transcription factor 31-like isoform X1: MGRGRVELKKIENPTNRQVTFSKRRMGLLKKANELAILCDAQIGVIVFSGTGKMYEYSSPPWRIANIFDRYLKAPSTRFEEMDVQQRIIQEMTRMKDENNRLRIIMRQYMGDDLASLTLQDVSNLEQQIEFSLYKVRLRKQQLLDQQLLEMHSREMQIPGDQSNYLCHMNLIGEQAQAPLMVNPKPFPLWDVGGSSQMYNQDAESSMTALQLSPQLEYKLQPLQPNLQEEANLHGYVLRLW, from the exons ATGGGGCGTGGGAGAGTAGAGCTCAAAAAGATTGAAAATCCGACAAACCGCCAAGTTACCTTCTCCAAGAGGAGGATGGGGCTGCTCAAGAAAGCAAATGAGCTGGCCATTCTTTGTGATGCACAAATTGGGGTGATTGTGTTCTCAGGCACTGGCAAGATGTACGAGTACTCCAGCCCCCCTTGGAG GATTGCAAATATCTTTGATAGATACCTGAAAGCCCCCAGCACCCGTTTTGAGGAGATGGATGTTCAGCAG AGAATCATCCAAGAGATGACAAGAATGAAGGATGAGAACAACAGGCTTAGGATCATCATGAGGCAGTATATGGGTGATGACTTGGCTTCACTGACTCTGCAAGATGTGAGTAATCTTGAGCAGCAGATTGAGTTTTCTCTGTACAAAGTTCGTCTAAGGAag CAACAGCTACTTGATCAGCAGCTGCTTGAGATGCACAGCCGG GAGATGCAAATTCCAGGAGATCAGAGCAACTATCTGTGCCACATG AACCTGATTGGCGAGCAGGCCCAGGCACCTCTGATGGTGAATCCGAAGCCGTTCCCGCTGTGGGATGTGGGTGGCAGCAGCCAGATGTACAATCAGGATGCTGAGTCTTCCATGACAGCGCTGCAGCTTTCACCTCAGCTTGAGTACAAGCTTCAGCCGCTGCAGCCCAACCTGCAGGAGGAGGCCAACCTCCATGGCTACGTTCTTCGGCTGTGGTAA
- the LOC112938738 gene encoding uncharacterized protein encodes MEPNIIPAYGCAKLHAAPPDYPCVARLRHRRLLSFLWLHSFKSTFEAMAEETKVLLSLPRLERLIARGMWGEAIGYACRFLPRRPPSLPAQRTHLTAEAQTLLLFLHMHRCFADVVAGNETGAAWSDKHRRRYCLARVTGISSHAIAIRRIIQTFVLSDKIRESMDWGRVREKVVRVVRRLVHDTPELAGFLDLPGGMVKPHNVLPIGFGFRSKRHVRQQRRPRAYTIAQLYLEMKRCVPSSGQPDQGLSLEGLSDKARGWMAHILDSSLRAGCESSEHHQWRYPLRSSEKKGAPVAAITQTMFSTIKTDSENSGTASATKKGVLDSIVLQTKFGNMTSPEKNYGFSSLTNAGTYMHSSQEDCHTENYCQGFIPRKHQREELAPEEDIDPKRQHTTLTFGEASLPLIAVAEAQGRARPVELSM; translated from the exons aTGGAGCCCAACATCATCCCGGCCTACGGCTGCGCCAAGCTCCACGCCGCCCCGCCGGATTACCCCTGCGTcgcccgcctccgccaccgccgcctcctctccttcctctggCTCCACTCCTTCAAATCCACCTTCGAAGC GATGGCGGAGGAGACGAAGGTGCTACTGTCGCTGCCGCGGCTGGAGCGGCTCATCGCCCGCGGCATGTGGGGCGAGGCCATCGGCTACGCCTGCCGCTTcctgccgcggcggccgccgtcgctgcccgcGCAGCGGACGCACCTCACCGCGGAGGCCCAGACCCTCCTCCTATTCCTCCACATGCACAGGTGCTtcgccgacgtcgtcgccggcaACGAGACCGGCGCCGCCTGGTCCGacaagcaccgccgccgctactGCCTCGCCCGTGTTACCGGCATCTCCTCCCACGCCATCGCCATCCGCCGCATTATCCAAACCTTCGTCCTGTCGGACAAGATCAG GGAGTCCATGGATTGGGGACGCGTGAGAGAGAAAGTGGTGCGGGTCGTCCGACGCTTGGTTCACGACACTCCAGAGCTCGCCGGATTCTTGGACTTGCCGGGCGGCATGGTGAAGCCGCATAACGTGCTCCCCATTGGCTTCGG TTTCCGATCCAAGCGTCACGTGAGACAACAAAGACGGCCGCGAGCATATACTATTGCCCAGCTCTATCTTGAGATGAAGAGATG TGTGCCTTCTTCAGGCCAGCCTGATCAGGGGTTAAGTCTGG AAGGACTGTCAGATAAGGCGAGGGGCTGGATGGCGCATATCCTTG ATTCAAGCTTACGTGCTGGCTGTGAGTCTTCAGAACACCATCAATGGCGGTATCCACTTCGATCAAGTGAGAAGAAAG GTGCTCCGGTTGCTGCAATCACTCAGACTATGTTTAGCACCATAAAAACTGATAGTGAAAATTCTGGGACTGCTTCAGCGACAAAAAAGG GCGTTCTTGACAGTATAGTCTTGCAGACTAAGTTTGGCAACATGACAAGTCCTGAAAAAAACTATGGGTTCTCATCATTGACAAATGCAG GCACATATATGCATTCGAGTCAAGAAGATTGCCACACTGAGAATTATTGCCAGGGTTTCATTCCAAGGAAACATCAAAGGGAAGAACTAGCACCTGAGGAAGATATTGACCCTAAAAGGCAACACACAACTCTGACTTTTGGTGAAGCAAGTCTG CCATTGATCGCTGTTGCTGAAGCTCAGGGTAGAGCTCGCCCAGTGGAACTCTCCATGTGA
- the LOC129493522 gene encoding trans-2-enoyl-CoA reductase (TER) and 2,4-dienoyl-CoA reductase (DECR) isoform X1, with protein sequence MAVESPFRADVLRGKAALVTGGGSGIGFEIAAQLARHGAHVAIMGRRREVLDKAVAALRSHGLRAVGFEGDVRKQEDAARVVAATVQHFGKLDILVNGAAGNFLASPEDLTPKGFRTVVDIDTVGTYTMCYEALKYLKKGGPGKGPSTGGVIINISATLHYTAAWYQIHVSAAKAGVDSITRSLALEWGTDYDIRVNGIAPGPIEGTPGMRKLAPEEMAKGSREIMPLFKLGEKWDIAMAALYLASDAGKYVNGTTVVVDGGLWLSRPRHIPKEEVKELSKVVEKKAEQEERSTNLINGAWESRAQKD encoded by the exons ATGGCCGTGGAGTCGCCATTCAGGGCGGATGTGTTGAGGGGCAAGGCGGCgctggtcaccggcggcggctccggcatCGGGTTCGAGATCGCCGCCCAGCTCGCCCGCCACGGCGCGCACGTCGCCATCatgggccgccgccgcgaggtccTCGACAaggccgtcgccgccctccgctCCCACGGCCTCCGG GCTGTTGGTTTTGAGGGAGATGTGCGCAAGCAGGAAGATGCCGCGAGAGTGGTTGCCGCAACAGTTCAACATTTTGGTAAGCTAGACATTCTTGTCAATGGGGCAGCTGGCAATTTCCTTGCTTCCCCGGAGGATTTGACGCCCAAAGGGTTCAGGACAG TCGTTGACATTGACACAGTGGGTACATACACTATGTGCTATGAAGCTCTAAAGTATCTGAAAAAGGGTGGCCCTGGGAAAGGTCCCTCTACTGGTGGCGTCATCATCAACATAAGTGCTACTTTGCATTACACTGCGGCCTGGTACCAAATTCATGTCTCTGCTGCTAAG GCGGGCGTTGATAGTATAACAAGATCATTGGCTCTGGAATGGGGAACAGATTATGACATCAGGGTCAATGGAATTGCACCAGGGCCAATTGAAGGCACTCCAGGAATGAGGAAGCTTGCACCTGAGGAAATGGCCAAGGGGAGTCGGGAAATAATGCCTTTATTTAAGTTGGGTGAAAAATGGGACATAGCTATGGCTGCACTTTACCTTGCTTCTGATGCAG GAAAATATGTAAATGGGACTACAGTGGTTGTTGATGGAGGTCTTTGGCTAAGTCGCCCTCGCCATATTCCGAAGGAGGAAGTGAAGGAGCTCTCAAAGGTTGTCGAGAAGAAG GCTGAACAGGAGGAAAGAAGCACCAACCTGATCAATGGGGCGTGGGAGAGTAGAGCTCAAAAAGATTGA